The Triticum aestivum cultivar Chinese Spring chromosome 7B, IWGSC CS RefSeq v2.1, whole genome shotgun sequence genome window below encodes:
- the LOC123159489 gene encoding 26S proteasome non-ATPase regulatory subunit 14 homolog, whose translation MDDNMLAGLLAGAGLPVRPPGGDTPLPDSSEQIYIAPVALLKMLKHARAGVPMEVMGLMLGEFVDEYTVTVVDVFAMPQSGTGVSVEAVDHAFQTNMMDMLRQTGRPEMVVGWYHSHPGFGCWLSGTDVQTQLSFEQLNPRAVAVVIDPIQSVRGKVVMDAFRLINPTAMLTGHEPRQTTSNVGGTVRPSVEARVHGLGVHYYSLAIGHRQNEVEERMLACLNRKRWSDGLVLQRFEDAENAGAVSGIRDLAVQYDAQVREEDVTPPERLAVVRAGRLDAKKQLGERAEAAMSGNIVQALGMMLDTVTF comes from the exons ATGGACGACAACATGCTTGCTGGCTTGCTGGCGGGCGCCGGCCTCCCCGTGCGGCCGCCGGGCGGCGACACGCCGCTCCCCGACTCGTCGGAGCAGATCTACATCGCCCCCGTCGCGCTCCTCAAGATGCTCAAGCACG CGCGCGCCGGGGTGCCGATGGAGGTGATGGGGCTGATGCTGGGGGAGTTCGTGGACGAGTACACGGTGACGGTGGTGGACGTGTTCGCGATGCCGCAGAGCGGCACGGGCGTGAGCGTGGAGGCTGTCGACCACGCCTTCCAGACCAACATGATGGACATGCTGCGGCAGACGGGGCGGCCGGAGATGGTGGTGGGCTGGTACCACTCCCACCCGGGCTTCGGCTGCTGGCTCTCGGGCACCGACGTCCAGACGCAGCTGAGCTTCGAGCAGCTCAACCCGCGCGCCGTCGCCGTCGTGATCGACCCCATCCAGAGCGTCAGGGGCAAGGTGGTCATGGACGCCTTCCGCCTCATCAACCCGACGGCGATGCTCACGGGCCACGAGCCGCGCCAGACCACGTCCAACGTCGGCGGCACCGTGCGCCCCTCCGTGGAGGCGCGCGTCCACGGCCTCGGCGTGCACTACTACTCGCTCGCCATCGGGCACCGGCAGAACGAGGTCGAGGAGCGCATGCTCGCCTGCCTCAACCGCAAGCGCTGGTCCGACGGGCTCGTCCTGCAGAGGTTCGAGGACGCGGAGAACGCCGGCGCCGTGAGCGGGATCCGGGACCTCGCGGTGCAGTACGACGCGCAGGTCAGGGAGGAGGACGTAACGCCGCCGGAGAGGCTGGCCGTGGTGAGGGCGGGCAGGCtggacgccaagaagcagctcggggAGAGAGCCGAGGCCGCCATGTCCGGCAACATCGTGCAGGCGCTGGGCATGATGCTCGACACGGTCACCTTCTAG